A region of Cucumis melo cultivar AY chromosome 2, USDA_Cmelo_AY_1.0, whole genome shotgun sequence DNA encodes the following proteins:
- the LOC103491964 gene encoding tubulin beta-6 chain, whose product MREILHVQGGQCGNQIGSKFWEVLCDEHGIDPTGRYTGTSDLQLERVNVYYNEASCGRYVPRAVLMDLEPGTMDSVRTGPYGQIFRPDNFVFGQSGAGNNWAKGHYTEGAELIDAVLDVVRKEAENCDCLQGFQVCHSLGGGTGSGMGTLLISKIREEYPDRMLLTFSVFPSPKVSDTVVEPYNATLSVHQLVENADECMVLDNEALYDICFRTLKLTTPSFGDLNHLISATMSGVTCCLRFPGQLNSDLRKLAVNLIPFPRLHFFMVGFAPLTSRGSQLYRALTVPELTQQMWDSKNMMCAADPRHGRYLTASAMFRGKMSTKEVDEQMINVQNKNSSYFVEWIPNNVKSSVCDIAPKGLSMASTFIGNSTSIQEMFRRVSEQFTAMFRRKAFLHWYTGEGMDEMEFTEAESNMNDLVSEYQQYQDATADDDEYNYEEEEEIPEHE is encoded by the exons ATGAGGGAGATTCTCCACGTTCAAGGAGGTCAGTGTGGTAACCAGATCGGATCCAAGTTTTGGGAAGTTTTGTGTGATGAACATGGCATAGATCCGACTGGTCGATACACTGGAACCTCCGATTTGCAACTTGAACGTGTAAATGTGTACTACAATGAGGCTTCTTGCGGACGTTATGTTCCTCGAGCCGTGCTCATGGATCTCGAGCCCGGTACCATGGATAGTGTGAGGACAGGTCCTTATGGACAAATCTTCAGGCCGGATAATTTTGTTTTTGGGCAATCTGGTGCTGGTAACAACTGGGCTAAGGGCCATTACACAGAAGGAGCAGAGCTCATTGATGCTGTTCTCGACGTTGTGAGAAAGGAAGCGGAGAACTGCGATTGCCTTCAAG GTTTTCAAGTGTGCCATTCCCTTGGTGGAGGAACTGGTTCTGGAATGGGGACTCTTCTGATTTCCAAAATCAGAGAAGAATATCCAGACAGGATGTTGCTTACTTTCTCTGTCTTCCCTTCACCAAAAGTATCGGATACAGTGGTCGAGCCCTACAATGCAACACTCTCTGTTCACCAGCTTGTTGAGAATGCGGATGAGTGCATGGTGCTGGACAATGAAGCATTGTATGATATTTGCTTCAGGACTCTCAAGTTAACTACTCCTAGCT TTGGGGACCTCAACCATTTAATTTCTGCTACAATGAGTGGTGTGACATGCTGTCTCAGATTTCCTGGCCAGCTCAACTCCGACCTCAGAAAACTTGCTGTCAATTTAATTCCCTTTCCTCGTCTACACTTCTTTATGGTTGGATTTGCCCCTCTTACCTCACGTGGATCACAGCTATATAGGGCCTTGACCGTACCAGAGTTGACGCAGCAAATGTGGGATTCTAAAAACATGATGTGCGCTGCAGATCCACGCCATGGCCGATACCTCACTGCCTCTGCCATGTTCAGGGGCAAGATGAGTACTAAAGAAGTTGATGAACAAATGATCAATGTTCAGAACAAGAATTCTTCGTACTTCGTTGAGTGGATTCCAAACAATGTCAAATCCAGCGTTTGTGACATTGCTCCTAAAGGACTTTCCATGGCATCAACCTTCATCGGAAACTCAACCTCCATTCAGGAAATGTTCAGGCGTGTGAGTGAGCAGTTCACAGCCATGTTCAGGAGAAAGGCTTTCTTGCACTGGTACACTGGAGAAGGAATGGACGAAATGGAGTTCACTGAAGCAGAAAGCAACATGAACGATCTCGTTTCCGAGTATCAACAGTACCAGGATGCCACAGCTGATGATGATGAGTATAATTacgaagaggaagaagaaatcCCTGAACACGAGTAA